A stretch of the Arachis stenosperma cultivar V10309 chromosome 6, arast.V10309.gnm1.PFL2, whole genome shotgun sequence genome encodes the following:
- the LOC130936579 gene encoding B3 domain-containing protein Os01g0723500-like isoform X1 translates to MACESCGCEGNLNVRKPQFYEFYSSTPEKLKIPAAFIHHLQGRADGLVSVTGPSGKSWPVQLIKMENDMFFHQGWPSFVGDHRLECGDLLVFRYEGYLNFTVQVFDKNKCEKLGLNSECSQNSGNFDNIRGHKRDRSEKSSLDVIVEGATKKMRGNNADNQELKLSIVGKDILQYELVKPISMFKEKEETSRACSTNDIPLPFHVGNSNEDEDADQYILNGISLSNLAAHDEKKVARSFTSSFPYFVRIMKSFNVSGSYTLNIPYQFSMAHLPNCKIKIILHNLKGEHWTVNSVPSTRVHTSHTLCGGWMAFVRGNNIKVGDVCIFELVHECELLVRIAGGGKDLQDPVAKPDLSNPSAGHAITCHKASRYMSVNPKDNPKSVINVDQSVKKRSKVGQEAAFSIELRKSGKRSNSSKKTGLGNRTKAANKKLAETAAQKRHRVEDELSSQANAGLRMLFALDEQRVAQAFTSPFPNFVKIMKKFNVSGSYTLKIPYQFSAAHLPAYKTEIILRNLRGESWTVNSVPDAKGRTVHTFCGGWMAFVRDNDINFGDTCIFELVAQGEMRVYISGVGKEGLENQNGQVKLNRLLANVPSTC, encoded by the exons ATGGCCTGCGAGAGCTGTGGCTGTGAAGGGAACTTGAATGTGAGAAAGCCTCAGTTCTATGAGTTTTATTCTTCCACTCCTGAGAAGCTG AAAATTCCTGCTGCATTCATTCATCACTTGCAGGGTAGGGCTGATGGCTTAGTTTCAGTAACAGGCCCTAGTGGAAAATCTTGGCCAGTTCAATTAATTAAGATGGAAAATGATATGTTCTTCCATCAGGGATGGCCATCGTTTGTGGGAGATCATCGTCTGGAATGCGGTGATCTGTTGGTTTTCAGATATGAAGGTTACCTAAATTTCACCGTGCAAGTATTTGACAAGAATAAATGTGAAAAACTGGGATTAAATTCTGAATGCAGTCAAAATTCAGGCAACTTTGATAATATAAGAGGTCACAAAAGAGATAGGAGTGAGAAATCCTCTCTGGATGTTATTGTTGAAGGGGCTACAAAGAAAATGAGAGGCAACAATGCCGACAACCAAGAACTTAAGCTGAGTATAGTTGGGAAAGACATATTGCAATATGAGTTAGTAAAACCTATTAGTAtgttcaaagaaaaagaagaaacttCCAGAGCATGTTCAACTAATGACATTCCATTGCCTTTTCATGTGGGGAATAGCAATGAAGATGAAG ATGCTGATCAATATATTCTGAATGGTATTTCACTATCAAACTTAGCAGCACATGATGAGAAAAAAGTAGCTCGATCATTTACTTCATCTTTTCCATATTTTGTAAGGATCATGAAGAGCTTCAACGTTAGCGGTTCATATACTCTG AATATCCCGTATCAATTTTCAATGGCACATCTCCCAAACTGCAAGATAAAGATTATCCTCCATAATTTGAAAGGAGAACATTGGACTGTTAATTCTGTGCCATCAACAAGAGTGCATACAAGTCACACTCTCTGCGGAGGATGGATGGCCTTTGTGCGCGGCAATAACATAAAGGTTGGAGATGTCTGCATTTTTGAACTCGTGCATGAGTGTGAATTACTTGTTCGTATTGCTGGAGGTGGAAAAGATCTACAAGACCCGGTTGCGAAACCAGATTTAAGTAACCCTAGTGCAGGACATGCTATCACTTGCCATAAAGCTTCAAGATATATGTCAGTGAATCCTAAAGACAACCCAAAAAGCGTAATAAACGTTGATCAATCAGTTAAAAAGCGGTCAAAGGTTGGTCAAGAAGCTGCTTTTTCCATTGAATTAAGGAAATCTGGTAAAAGATCAAATTCTTCTAAGAAAACGGGGCTTGGCAATCGGACTAAAGCTGCCAATAAAAAGTTGG CAGAGACAGCTGCTCAGAAGAGGCATCGTGTTGAAGATGAATTAAGCTCACAAGCTAATGCTGGTTTGAGAATGTTGTTTGCACTCGATGAACAAAGAGTGGCTCAAGCCTTTACATCCCCTTTTCCTAATTTTGTGAAAATCATGAAGAAGTTCAATGTCAGTGGATCATACACTTTG AAAATCCCATACCAGTTCTCTGCTGCACATCTCCCAGCCTACAAAACAGAAATTATTCTTCGAAATTTAAGAGGTGAAAGTTGGACTGTGAACTCTGTACCGGACGCAAAAGGCAGAACGGTGCATACCTTTTGTGGTGGATGGATGGCCTTTGTTCGCGATAATGACATCAATTTTGGGGACACATGCATATTCGAACTTGTTGCTCAGGGTGAGATGCGGGTTTATATATCTGGGGTGGGAAAGGAGGGGCTTGAAAATCAAAATGGTCAAGTGAAACTTAATAGATTATTGGCCAACGTTCCATCTACCTGCTAA
- the LOC130936579 gene encoding B3 domain-containing protein Os01g0723500-like isoform X2, producing the protein MACESCGCEGNLNVRKPQFYEFYSSTPEKLKIPAAFIHHLQGRADGLVSVTGPSGKSWPVQLIKMENDMFFHQGWPSFVGDHRLECGDLLVFRYEGYLNFTVQVFDKNKCEKLGLNSECSQNSGNFDNIRGHKRDRSEKSSLDVIVEGATKKMRGNNADNQELKLSIVGKDILQYELVKPISMFKEKEETSRACSTNDIPLPFHVGNSNEDEDADQYILNGISLSNLAAHDEKKVARSFTSSFPYFVRIMKSFNVSGSYTLNIPYQFSMAHLPNCKIKIILHNLKGEHWTVNSVPSTRVHTSHTLCGGWMAFVRGNNIKVGDVCIFELVHECELLVRIAGGGKDLQDPVAKPDLSNPSAGHAITCHKASRYMSVNPKDNPKSVINVDQSVKKRSKVGQEAAFSIELRKSGKRSNSSKKTGLGNRTKAANKKLETAAQKRHRVEDELSSQANAGLRMLFALDEQRVAQAFTSPFPNFVKIMKKFNVSGSYTLKIPYQFSAAHLPAYKTEIILRNLRGESWTVNSVPDAKGRTVHTFCGGWMAFVRDNDINFGDTCIFELVAQGEMRVYISGVGKEGLENQNGQVKLNRLLANVPSTC; encoded by the exons ATGGCCTGCGAGAGCTGTGGCTGTGAAGGGAACTTGAATGTGAGAAAGCCTCAGTTCTATGAGTTTTATTCTTCCACTCCTGAGAAGCTG AAAATTCCTGCTGCATTCATTCATCACTTGCAGGGTAGGGCTGATGGCTTAGTTTCAGTAACAGGCCCTAGTGGAAAATCTTGGCCAGTTCAATTAATTAAGATGGAAAATGATATGTTCTTCCATCAGGGATGGCCATCGTTTGTGGGAGATCATCGTCTGGAATGCGGTGATCTGTTGGTTTTCAGATATGAAGGTTACCTAAATTTCACCGTGCAAGTATTTGACAAGAATAAATGTGAAAAACTGGGATTAAATTCTGAATGCAGTCAAAATTCAGGCAACTTTGATAATATAAGAGGTCACAAAAGAGATAGGAGTGAGAAATCCTCTCTGGATGTTATTGTTGAAGGGGCTACAAAGAAAATGAGAGGCAACAATGCCGACAACCAAGAACTTAAGCTGAGTATAGTTGGGAAAGACATATTGCAATATGAGTTAGTAAAACCTATTAGTAtgttcaaagaaaaagaagaaacttCCAGAGCATGTTCAACTAATGACATTCCATTGCCTTTTCATGTGGGGAATAGCAATGAAGATGAAG ATGCTGATCAATATATTCTGAATGGTATTTCACTATCAAACTTAGCAGCACATGATGAGAAAAAAGTAGCTCGATCATTTACTTCATCTTTTCCATATTTTGTAAGGATCATGAAGAGCTTCAACGTTAGCGGTTCATATACTCTG AATATCCCGTATCAATTTTCAATGGCACATCTCCCAAACTGCAAGATAAAGATTATCCTCCATAATTTGAAAGGAGAACATTGGACTGTTAATTCTGTGCCATCAACAAGAGTGCATACAAGTCACACTCTCTGCGGAGGATGGATGGCCTTTGTGCGCGGCAATAACATAAAGGTTGGAGATGTCTGCATTTTTGAACTCGTGCATGAGTGTGAATTACTTGTTCGTATTGCTGGAGGTGGAAAAGATCTACAAGACCCGGTTGCGAAACCAGATTTAAGTAACCCTAGTGCAGGACATGCTATCACTTGCCATAAAGCTTCAAGATATATGTCAGTGAATCCTAAAGACAACCCAAAAAGCGTAATAAACGTTGATCAATCAGTTAAAAAGCGGTCAAAGGTTGGTCAAGAAGCTGCTTTTTCCATTGAATTAAGGAAATCTGGTAAAAGATCAAATTCTTCTAAGAAAACGGGGCTTGGCAATCGGACTAAAGCTGCCAATAAAAAGTTGG AGACAGCTGCTCAGAAGAGGCATCGTGTTGAAGATGAATTAAGCTCACAAGCTAATGCTGGTTTGAGAATGTTGTTTGCACTCGATGAACAAAGAGTGGCTCAAGCCTTTACATCCCCTTTTCCTAATTTTGTGAAAATCATGAAGAAGTTCAATGTCAGTGGATCATACACTTTG AAAATCCCATACCAGTTCTCTGCTGCACATCTCCCAGCCTACAAAACAGAAATTATTCTTCGAAATTTAAGAGGTGAAAGTTGGACTGTGAACTCTGTACCGGACGCAAAAGGCAGAACGGTGCATACCTTTTGTGGTGGATGGATGGCCTTTGTTCGCGATAATGACATCAATTTTGGGGACACATGCATATTCGAACTTGTTGCTCAGGGTGAGATGCGGGTTTATATATCTGGGGTGGGAAAGGAGGGGCTTGAAAATCAAAATGGTCAAGTGAAACTTAATAGATTATTGGCCAACGTTCCATCTACCTGCTAA